The proteins below come from a single Cystobacter ferrugineus genomic window:
- a CDS encoding phosphoribosyltransferase produces the protein MATKRATPKVTKGKPSQKQVEKLVSIPPDVVLAPQVEAPRHATGRDQSRARTQVQELTWAQFDRAVQTLALAIRQSYSPGAVVGVAHGGVFVGGALSSALGAEFFPVRISRRSRDKGQVKPKLSGEMPRELKGKRVLIVDDVVASGDTLELAVALARKAGAREVHTAALLSRPDGYEPDFYALSTDALVVFPWDYEAVAEDGRFDVDPDKAGA, from the coding sequence GTGGCCACCAAGCGGGCAACACCCAAGGTCACCAAGGGCAAGCCTTCCCAGAAACAGGTGGAGAAACTCGTCTCCATTCCACCCGACGTGGTGCTCGCGCCCCAGGTGGAAGCCCCTCGTCATGCCACCGGACGCGACCAGTCGCGGGCCAGGACCCAGGTGCAGGAGCTGACGTGGGCCCAGTTCGATCGCGCGGTGCAGACGCTCGCGCTCGCCATCCGTCAGTCGTACTCGCCCGGAGCCGTGGTGGGCGTGGCGCACGGGGGCGTGTTCGTGGGCGGAGCACTGTCGAGCGCGCTGGGCGCCGAGTTCTTCCCGGTGCGCATCAGCCGCCGCAGCCGGGACAAGGGCCAGGTCAAGCCGAAGCTGAGCGGGGAGATGCCGCGCGAGCTCAAGGGCAAGCGGGTGCTCATCGTGGACGACGTGGTGGCCAGCGGCGACACGCTGGAGCTGGCCGTGGCGCTGGCGCGCAAGGCGGGAGCCCGCGAGGTGCACACCGCGGCGCTGCTGTCCCGGCCGGATGGCTACGAGCCGGACTTCTACGCGTTGTCCACCGACGCCCTGGTCGTCTTTCCGTGGGACTACGAGGCCGTCGCCGAGGACGGGCGCTTCGACGTGGACCCGGACAAGGCGGGGGCGTGA
- a CDS encoding SDR family oxidoreductase has product MDKATGVALVTGGNRGLGFEVCRQLGQRGLRVLLSARDIAEGARATAALREEGLDVTFEPLDVTSPESIAQLADRLGRQELRLAALVNNAGIALEGFNADVVERTLAVNFTGALRVTEHLLPLMREHGRIVMVSSGMGVLEGLTPALRQRIDPPTSKDALVAWVDEFARDVRAGQYEQKGWPGSAYRVSKLGLNALTRLLAEELRPRRVLINAVCPGWVRTRMGGPRALRDVEQGADTLVWAALLPPDGPTGGFFRDRQPVAW; this is encoded by the coding sequence ATGGACAAGGCGACGGGAGTGGCGCTCGTGACGGGCGGCAATCGGGGACTGGGGTTCGAGGTCTGCCGGCAGCTCGGTCAGCGGGGCCTGCGGGTGTTGCTCTCGGCCCGGGACATCGCCGAGGGGGCCAGGGCCACCGCCGCGTTGCGTGAAGAGGGCCTCGACGTGACCTTCGAGCCCCTGGACGTCACCTCCCCGGAGAGCATCGCCCAGTTGGCCGATCGACTCGGGCGTCAGGAGCTGCGGCTCGCGGCGCTCGTCAACAACGCGGGCATCGCCCTGGAGGGCTTCAACGCGGATGTCGTCGAGCGCACGCTCGCCGTCAACTTCACGGGCGCGTTGCGCGTCACCGAACACCTGCTGCCGCTCATGCGGGAACACGGCCGCATCGTCATGGTGTCCAGTGGGATGGGCGTGTTGGAGGGCCTGACGCCCGCCCTGCGCCAGCGCATCGATCCTCCCACCTCGAAGGACGCGCTGGTCGCCTGGGTGGACGAATTCGCCCGGGACGTGCGCGCCGGTCAGTATGAGCAGAAGGGCTGGCCGGGCTCGGCCTACCGCGTCTCGAAGCTGGGCCTCAACGCGCTTACCCGGTTGCTCGCCGAGGAGTTGAGACCCCGGCGCGTCCTCATCAACGCCGTCTGTCCGGGCTGGGTGCGCACGCGCATGGGTGGACCCCGGGCCCTGCGCGATGTGGAGCAGGGGGCCGACACCCTCGTGTGGGCGGCGCTCCTCCCTCCGGATGGCCCCACTGGAGGGTTCTTCCGGGATCGCCAGCCCGTTGCCTGGTAG
- a CDS encoding Hsp33 family molecular chaperone HslO, whose translation MADELVSGLLKETDLRVVLVTASDLARRARELHRSASASASLMAQALTAGALLGSLQKNDSRINLQVECDGPLRGLFVDGDGAGVVRGYAKNPLVSHVGAEGEYHWRPALGNKGFLSVLRDLGGGEQYRSAVELESFDLGRDLERYFAISDQLPTRVYLSVQPQSQGEQAEPLGLVAGMLLQPLPQGDMEAFRTLGARLAQDFEPAVRAHASQGASALLKALVAQPDLEVMSRYPVSFTCSCSKERVKRALMTLGRAELEDILATDGKAEADCHFCTMHYVITGEEIRGLLGEMEASTG comes from the coding sequence ATGGCCGATGAACTCGTCAGTGGCTTGTTGAAGGAGACCGACCTGCGCGTGGTGCTCGTCACCGCGAGCGACCTGGCCCGCCGGGCGCGTGAGCTGCACCGCTCGGCCTCGGCCTCGGCCTCGCTGATGGCGCAGGCCCTCACCGCCGGGGCCCTGCTCGGCTCGCTGCAGAAGAACGACTCGCGCATCAACCTCCAGGTGGAGTGCGATGGCCCCCTGCGCGGCCTCTTCGTGGATGGGGATGGGGCGGGGGTGGTGCGGGGCTATGCCAAGAATCCCCTCGTGTCGCACGTGGGCGCCGAGGGCGAGTACCACTGGCGCCCGGCGCTCGGGAACAAGGGCTTCCTGTCCGTGCTGCGCGACCTGGGGGGCGGTGAGCAGTACCGCTCGGCGGTGGAGCTGGAGAGCTTCGACCTGGGGAGGGATCTGGAGCGCTACTTCGCCATCTCGGATCAGCTCCCCACGCGCGTCTACCTCTCCGTGCAGCCGCAGTCCCAGGGCGAGCAGGCCGAGCCGTTGGGGCTCGTGGCCGGCATGCTCCTGCAGCCGCTGCCGCAGGGGGACATGGAGGCCTTCCGGACGTTGGGGGCCCGGCTCGCCCAGGACTTCGAGCCCGCGGTGCGGGCGCACGCCTCCCAGGGCGCGAGCGCGCTGCTCAAGGCGCTGGTGGCCCAGCCGGACCTGGAGGTGATGTCGCGCTACCCGGTGTCCTTCACGTGCAGTTGCAGCAAGGAGCGGGTCAAGCGCGCGCTGATGACCCTGGGCCGGGCGGAGCTGGAGGACATCCTCGCCACGGATGGCAAGGCCGAGGCCGACTGCCACTTCTGCACGATGCACTACGTCATCACCGGGGAGGAGATTCGCGGTCTGCTGGGAGAGATGGAGGCTTCCACGGGCTGA
- a CDS encoding ABC transporter permease subunit, translating into MLTLRERDYVRAARALGASDAHILWYHVLPNAAGPLIIQATSALPGTLLAGSSLSFLGLGAPPGDAVLGSTGGSGHPVPPRGAPCRALSRTGPGARGARLSPARRRGARYVRSRHAERR; encoded by the coding sequence ATGCTCACCCTGCGCGAGCGCGACTACGTGCGGGCCGCGCGTGCGCTCGGGGCCAGCGACGCGCACATCCTCTGGTACCACGTGCTGCCCAATGCCGCGGGGCCACTGATCATCCAGGCCACCTCCGCCCTGCCGGGCACCCTCCTCGCCGGGTCCTCGCTCAGCTTCCTCGGGCTCGGCGCGCCCCCCGGGGACGCCGTCCTGGGGAGCACTGGTGGATCAGGGCACCCAGTACCTCCTCGTGGCGCCCCATGTCGCGCTCTTTCCCGGACTGGTCCTGGCGCTCGCGGTGCTCGGCTTTCACCTGCTCGGCGACGCGGTGCGCGATACGTTAGATCCCGGCATGCGGAACGCCGATGA
- the dtd gene encoding D-aminoacyl-tRNA deacylase, with amino-acid sequence MKAVVQRVLEASVTVAGERVSQMGPGLLVLLGVGQGDTEADVAWMADKLATLRIFEDAAGKMNLSLEDTSRQLIVVSQFTLYGDTRKGRRPSFIEAMEPVGAKALYERVCEVLRARGLTVGTGVFAADMKVALVNDGPVTLLLETPPKAPAPAPR; translated from the coding sequence ATGAAGGCAGTGGTGCAGCGGGTACTCGAGGCCTCCGTCACGGTGGCGGGCGAGCGCGTGAGTCAGATGGGGCCGGGGCTGCTGGTGCTGCTCGGCGTGGGCCAGGGCGACACCGAGGCGGACGTGGCATGGATGGCGGACAAGCTCGCCACCCTGCGCATCTTCGAGGACGCCGCGGGCAAGATGAACCTGTCGCTGGAGGACACCTCGCGACAGCTCATCGTCGTCAGCCAGTTCACCCTCTACGGAGACACGCGCAAGGGCCGCCGGCCCAGCTTCATCGAGGCCATGGAGCCGGTGGGGGCCAAGGCGCTCTATGAGCGCGTGTGCGAGGTGCTGCGCGCCCGCGGCCTCACCGTGGGTACCGGCGTCTTCGCCGCGGACATGAAGGTGGCGCTCGTCAACGACGGCCCCGTCACGCTCCTGCTGGAGACTCCCCCGAAGGCGCCTGCTCCGGCTCCTCGTTGA
- a CDS encoding succinate dehydrogenase yields the protein MSTQAATADAPSQKTPFIQSRLGSFLAVVPLSIWVVNHLWDNLAAFQGAQAWQSAVTEYKHPYAQIFTFIIVLLPLLIHTVWGVARLFSFRPNLGAYPNYGNLKYILQRAAAVGVLGFLGAHIWLAFLQPRLVFGAAEPFAAIAYEMHWHTPTLIVYVLGILGTAYHLANGLQGFAMGWGILASERSMRRFEPWSIGIFLVLLALGWGALFAMYKAGGTDAVVQERNAILKTRGDMH from the coding sequence ATGAGCACCCAAGCTGCTACCGCCGACGCCCCTTCCCAGAAGACGCCCTTCATCCAGTCCCGTCTGGGCTCGTTCCTCGCCGTGGTGCCGCTGAGCATCTGGGTGGTGAACCACCTGTGGGACAACCTCGCCGCCTTCCAGGGCGCCCAGGCCTGGCAGTCCGCGGTGACCGAGTACAAGCACCCGTACGCGCAGATCTTCACCTTCATCATCGTGCTGCTGCCCCTGCTCATCCACACCGTGTGGGGCGTGGCGCGGCTGTTCAGCTTCCGGCCGAACCTGGGCGCCTACCCCAACTACGGCAACCTCAAGTACATCCTCCAGCGCGCCGCGGCCGTGGGCGTGCTCGGCTTCCTCGGGGCCCACATCTGGCTGGCCTTCCTCCAGCCGCGGCTGGTGTTCGGCGCGGCCGAGCCCTTCGCCGCCATCGCCTACGAGATGCACTGGCACACGCCCACCCTCATCGTCTACGTGCTGGGCATCCTCGGCACCGCGTACCACCTGGCCAACGGCCTCCAGGGCTTCGCCATGGGCTGGGGCATCCTGGCCAGTGAACGCTCCATGCGCCGCTTCGAGCCGTGGTCCATCGGCATCTTCCTCGTGCTGCTCGCCCTTGGCTGGGGCGCGCTCTTCGCCATGTACAAGGCCGGTGGCACCGACGCCGTCGTCCAGGAGCGCAACGCCATCCTCAAGACGAGGGGCGACATGCACTGA
- the dacB gene encoding D-alanyl-D-alanine carboxypeptidase/D-alanyl-D-alanine endopeptidase, whose translation MQVPRARTLLAVTIAIFVAHPRVSAAADDKKRAEREALKASLLQVLQRDPLNASRVGVHMMSLDDGAVVFSHNADELLNPASNVKLVTSAAALSTLGPEFRFETEFLVEAESDGLKAKTLYVRGKGDPSITTERLYGMVGDLFHTGLREVQDIVVDEAWFDDERTPPGYDQEDSDRAYMAPTGALSLNWNAVGVFLRPGERLGAKGVVEVEPPSDYFVVENALTTGDRRARRFSVSSDAAGAQQKIIVRGQVPEAGGAMTVYKKIDNPPLYFGQTLKQMLVARGVKVKGKVKAGLTPQRARLVFVAHSDTFDVVLKRLNKLSSNFIAETLLKTMGAEARGAPGSFAKGLDVVEDFLAREVGIPRGTYVMKNGSGLNDANRFSATQLDRILRYMYERFPLAPEYLSSLGIAGKDGTLRYRFDGTEAVGRLRAKTGTLENVSALSGYVQAAGGEKFIFSMMVNDYPGRSGPVVRGLDALGTAVASVGSTMGPGRAVAELASGEKSSSPMGEMSSRVKTYLALSSQHDPRNIGFLRTAWRSEKDPAVRAVVAEGLYQSNPQDYLGVRTLLDSYSAGAEVYGRLRTVARELSVEVPGLGSLVELAASGNAEALSRVAELAGASAGDNLAEGEMAEGLGAIARSAPEDLVLALRAASDKDREAATTLLARGLVRAGEADHPFWKALRKSLGASDPKVAEFSRSLEGLMSRKVAEAKAPRAEPPLGSPVLASPPVIGSGLSETRPGG comes from the coding sequence GTGCAGGTCCCCCGAGCCAGAACCCTCTTGGCCGTGACGATTGCCATTTTCGTCGCCCATCCGCGCGTGAGTGCCGCCGCGGATGACAAGAAGCGCGCCGAGCGCGAGGCCCTCAAGGCGTCGTTGTTGCAGGTGCTGCAGCGCGACCCACTCAATGCCAGCCGTGTGGGCGTCCACATGATGAGCCTCGACGACGGCGCGGTGGTGTTCAGCCACAACGCGGACGAGCTGCTCAACCCCGCCTCCAACGTGAAGCTCGTCACGTCCGCGGCGGCGCTCTCCACGCTCGGGCCCGAGTTCCGCTTCGAGACCGAGTTCCTCGTGGAGGCGGAGTCCGATGGCCTCAAGGCCAAGACGCTCTACGTGCGGGGCAAGGGAGACCCCTCCATCACCACCGAGCGCCTGTACGGCATGGTGGGCGACCTGTTCCACACGGGCCTGCGCGAGGTGCAGGACATCGTCGTGGACGAGGCGTGGTTCGACGACGAGCGCACCCCTCCGGGGTATGACCAGGAGGACTCGGATCGGGCCTACATGGCCCCCACGGGGGCCCTGAGCCTGAACTGGAACGCGGTGGGTGTCTTCCTGCGTCCCGGTGAGCGCTTGGGCGCCAAGGGGGTGGTGGAGGTCGAGCCGCCCAGCGACTACTTCGTGGTGGAGAACGCGCTCACCACGGGAGACCGGCGGGCGCGCCGCTTCTCGGTGTCGTCGGACGCGGCGGGCGCGCAGCAGAAGATCATCGTGCGCGGCCAGGTGCCCGAGGCCGGCGGCGCCATGACCGTGTACAAGAAGATCGACAACCCGCCGCTCTACTTCGGCCAGACGCTCAAGCAGATGCTGGTGGCGCGGGGCGTCAAGGTGAAGGGCAAGGTGAAGGCGGGGCTGACGCCGCAGCGCGCCAGGCTCGTGTTCGTGGCGCACTCGGACACCTTCGACGTCGTCCTCAAGCGGCTCAACAAGCTGTCGAGCAACTTCATCGCCGAGACGCTCCTCAAGACGATGGGCGCGGAGGCACGCGGCGCTCCGGGCTCGTTCGCCAAGGGGCTGGACGTGGTGGAGGACTTCCTCGCGCGCGAGGTGGGCATCCCCCGCGGCACCTACGTGATGAAGAACGGCAGCGGGCTCAACGACGCCAACCGCTTCTCCGCCACGCAGCTCGACCGGATCCTCCGCTACATGTACGAGCGCTTCCCGCTCGCGCCCGAGTACCTGTCCTCGCTGGGCATCGCCGGCAAGGACGGCACGCTCAGGTACCGCTTCGACGGCACCGAGGCGGTGGGCCGGCTGCGCGCCAAGACGGGCACGCTGGAGAACGTGTCGGCGCTCAGCGGCTACGTGCAGGCGGCGGGCGGCGAGAAGTTCATCTTCTCCATGATGGTGAACGACTATCCGGGCCGCTCGGGGCCGGTGGTGCGCGGCCTGGACGCGCTGGGCACGGCGGTGGCCTCGGTGGGCTCGACGATGGGCCCCGGGCGCGCGGTGGCCGAGCTCGCCAGCGGCGAGAAGTCCAGCAGCCCCATGGGCGAGATGAGCAGCCGGGTGAAGACGTACCTCGCCCTGAGCAGCCAGCATGACCCGCGCAACATCGGCTTCCTGCGCACCGCGTGGCGCAGCGAGAAGGACCCGGCGGTGCGCGCGGTGGTGGCCGAGGGCCTCTACCAGTCCAACCCCCAGGACTACCTCGGGGTGCGCACGCTCCTGGACAGCTACTCGGCGGGCGCGGAGGTGTACGGCCGGTTGCGCACCGTGGCGCGGGAGTTGTCGGTGGAGGTGCCGGGGCTGGGCAGCCTCGTGGAGCTGGCCGCGAGCGGCAATGCCGAGGCGCTCTCGCGCGTCGCCGAGCTGGCCGGGGCCTCCGCGGGTGACAACCTCGCCGAGGGGGAGATGGCCGAGGGCCTGGGCGCCATCGCCCGCTCGGCGCCCGAGGATCTGGTGCTGGCGCTGCGTGCCGCGAGCGACAAGGATCGCGAGGCGGCCACCACGCTGCTCGCGCGCGGCCTCGTGCGGGCCGGAGAGGCGGACCACCCCTTCTGGAAGGCGCTGCGCAAGAGCCTGGGCGCGTCGGATCCCAAGGTGGCGGAGTTCTCCCGCTCGCTCGAGGGCCTGATGTCGCGCAAGGTCGCCGAGGCCAAGGCGCCCCGGGCCGAGCCGCCCCTGGGCTCCCCCGTGCTGGCCTCGCCGCCCGTCATCGGCAGTGGCCTCTCGGAGACCCGTCCCGGCGGGTGA
- a CDS encoding GNAT family N-acetyltransferase yields MLTWKWKTFAELTPDELYLALELRQQVFVVEQRSIYLDADGYDRSAYHLLGMEDQPEAPWLAAYLRVLPPKTKYPQASLGRVVVAPEARRHGHGRVLVQKGIDFIEARYPRVPIRIGAQNHLRAFYEDFGFRVMGDVYDEDGIPHVDMVR; encoded by the coding sequence ATGCTGACGTGGAAGTGGAAGACGTTCGCGGAGCTGACACCCGACGAGCTGTACCTGGCGCTCGAGCTGCGCCAGCAGGTGTTCGTGGTGGAGCAGCGCAGCATCTATCTGGACGCGGATGGCTATGATCGAAGCGCCTACCACCTGCTCGGGATGGAGGACCAACCGGAGGCGCCCTGGCTCGCGGCCTACCTGCGCGTGCTGCCCCCCAAGACGAAGTACCCGCAGGCGAGCCTGGGCCGGGTGGTGGTCGCCCCCGAGGCGCGGCGTCACGGCCATGGACGGGTGCTGGTGCAGAAGGGCATCGACTTCATCGAGGCGCGCTACCCGCGCGTGCCCATCCGCATCGGTGCCCAGAACCACCTGCGCGCCTTCTACGAGGACTTCGGTTTCCGGGTGATGGGCGACGTCTACGACGAGGACGGCATCCCCCATGTCGACATGGTGCGCTGA
- the ssb gene encoding single-stranded DNA-binding protein — MAGGVNKVILIGNLGADPEVRFTPGGQAVANFRIATSDNWTDKSGQKQERTEWHRIVVWGKLAELCGEYLKKGRQCYIEGRLQTREWTDKENRKNYTTEVVANAVTFLGGRDGAGMGGGGGGGGGRGGGYSQQRGGGGGQSQGGGYDDYGAPPMDDGGGPMGGGQGGDDDIPF; from the coding sequence ATGGCTGGAGGCGTCAACAAGGTCATCCTCATTGGCAACCTCGGGGCGGACCCGGAAGTGCGCTTCACCCCGGGCGGACAGGCGGTGGCCAACTTCCGCATCGCGACCAGCGACAACTGGACCGACAAGAGCGGCCAGAAGCAGGAGCGCACCGAGTGGCACCGCATCGTGGTGTGGGGAAAGCTCGCGGAGCTGTGCGGTGAGTATTTGAAGAAGGGCCGCCAGTGCTACATCGAGGGCCGTCTGCAGACGCGCGAGTGGACGGACAAGGAGAACCGCAAGAACTACACCACCGAGGTGGTGGCCAACGCGGTGACCTTCCTCGGAGGCCGTGACGGTGCCGGCATGGGGGGCGGTGGTGGTGGTGGCGGCGGCCGTGGCGGGGGCTACTCGCAGCAGCGCGGCGGTGGTGGTGGCCAGTCCCAGGGCGGCGGTTACGACGACTACGGCGCTCCCCCCATGGACGATGGCGGTGGCCCCATGGGTGGCGGCCAGGGCGGTGACGACGACATCCCGTTCTAG
- the selB gene encoding selenocysteine-specific translation elongation factor, with amino-acid sequence MIIGTAGHIDHGKTSLVKALTGVDTDRLKEEKRRGITLELGFAHLTLGEGQVAGVVDVPGHERFVKAMAAGAGGVDLAVLVVAADEGVMPQTREHLDICRLLGVRAGVVALTKADLLPGLGAEWRALVDADVATLVAGTFLEGRPVVPVSSRTGEGLDALRAALAEAARDVPVRGVDGPAFLPVDRAFSLKGFGTVVTGTLLSGAFAAEDSVSLLPGLAGPWRVRGVQRHGEGVPRVVAGQRAAVNLVGVEAEAIARGAVLVHAGEVSETSMLDVELSLLAAAPEALPRRRKLLLHLGTAQAEATVALLDLERLEPGETGLAQLRLAAPVAALPGQRFILRGSRALPGRGATLAGGRVLSISPPRRRKGGAGVVAPLLEADPSTQVAWLLRQAGYRGLTWKELFARSALASRVLSRALETLGARGAVLLVDKERRLYFSGEVFEGMRARALALLDAFHEREPLREGLSREELRQRLSGELEARVFSRLVQTLMEAGKVEVERETVRRVGRGRTLSLDEDAARTRLVADLGAAGLAPPTLGELAERLRLPVPRVRELLRVAVAEGRVVGVGEELYFDAGALAGLKERLVAYLRDKSEISTQAFKELVGQSRKFVIPLSEYFDREKVTLRVGEKRVLRRA; translated from the coding sequence ATGATCATCGGCACCGCGGGGCACATCGATCACGGCAAGACGTCCCTGGTCAAGGCGCTCACTGGGGTAGACACGGATCGGCTGAAGGAGGAGAAGCGCCGGGGCATCACCCTGGAGCTGGGCTTCGCGCACCTGACGCTGGGCGAGGGGCAGGTGGCGGGCGTGGTGGACGTGCCCGGCCACGAGCGCTTCGTGAAGGCGATGGCGGCGGGGGCCGGCGGGGTGGACCTGGCGGTGCTGGTGGTGGCGGCGGACGAGGGGGTGATGCCCCAGACGCGCGAGCACCTGGACATCTGCCGGCTGCTCGGCGTGAGGGCCGGGGTGGTGGCGCTCACCAAGGCGGACCTGCTCCCGGGGCTGGGCGCGGAGTGGCGCGCGCTCGTGGACGCGGACGTGGCCACGCTGGTGGCGGGCACCTTCCTCGAGGGCCGTCCCGTGGTGCCCGTCTCGTCGCGCACGGGCGAGGGGCTCGACGCATTGAGGGCCGCGCTCGCCGAGGCCGCGAGGGACGTGCCTGTGCGCGGCGTGGACGGCCCGGCCTTCCTGCCGGTGGACCGGGCCTTCAGCTTGAAGGGTTTTGGCACGGTGGTGACGGGCACGCTGCTGTCGGGGGCCTTCGCGGCGGAGGACTCGGTGTCCCTGCTGCCGGGCCTCGCGGGACCCTGGCGTGTGCGCGGGGTGCAGCGGCATGGCGAGGGCGTGCCGCGGGTGGTGGCCGGGCAGCGCGCGGCGGTGAACCTCGTGGGCGTGGAGGCCGAGGCCATCGCGCGGGGCGCGGTGTTGGTGCACGCGGGCGAGGTGTCCGAGACGTCCATGTTGGATGTGGAGCTGAGCCTGTTGGCCGCGGCGCCCGAGGCGCTGCCCCGGCGCCGCAAGCTCCTCCTGCACCTGGGCACGGCGCAAGCGGAGGCCACGGTGGCGTTGTTGGACCTGGAGCGATTGGAGCCGGGCGAGACGGGGCTCGCGCAGTTGCGGCTGGCGGCGCCCGTGGCGGCGCTGCCCGGCCAGCGCTTCATCCTCCGGGGCTCGCGCGCGCTGCCGGGCCGGGGCGCCACGCTGGCCGGGGGGCGGGTGCTGTCCATTTCTCCTCCGCGCCGGCGCAAGGGCGGGGCCGGGGTGGTGGCGCCCCTGCTGGAGGCGGACCCGTCCACCCAGGTGGCGTGGCTCCTGAGACAGGCGGGCTACCGGGGCCTCACCTGGAAGGAGCTCTTCGCCCGCTCCGCCCTGGCGTCCCGGGTGCTCTCCCGGGCGCTGGAGACGCTCGGCGCGCGGGGCGCGGTGCTGCTGGTGGACAAGGAGCGGCGGCTCTACTTTTCGGGCGAGGTGTTCGAGGGCATGAGGGCGCGGGCCCTGGCGCTGCTCGATGCCTTCCATGAGCGCGAGCCCTTGCGTGAGGGGTTGTCGAGGGAGGAGCTGCGCCAGCGCCTGTCGGGTGAGCTGGAGGCCCGGGTGTTTTCCCGGTTGGTGCAGACGTTGATGGAGGCGGGCAAGGTGGAGGTGGAGCGCGAGACGGTGAGGCGGGTGGGGCGGGGTCGCACGTTGTCCTTGGATGAGGACGCGGCGCGCACGCGGCTGGTGGCGGACCTGGGGGCGGCGGGGCTCGCTCCGCCCACGCTCGGCGAGCTGGCCGAGCGGCTGCGCCTGCCCGTGCCCCGGGTGAGGGAGCTGCTCCGGGTGGCGGTGGCGGAGGGCAGGGTGGTGGGGGTGGGTGAGGAGCTCTACTTCGATGCGGGCGCGCTGGCCGGTCTCAAGGAGAGGCTCGTTGCCTACCTGCGCGACAAGAGCGAGATTTCCACCCAGGCGTTCAAGGAGTTGGTGGGGCAGAGCCGGAAGTTCGTCATTCCCCTCTCGGAGTACTTCGACCGCGAGAAGGTCACGCTTCGTGTCGGAGAGAAACGGGTGCTGCGGCGCGCATGA
- a CDS encoding PTS sugar transporter subunit IIA: protein MRISEFLSPPAIVSDLKARDKQEVLRELSAALARAHPTLKAERLVEVLREREKLGSTGIGEGVAIPHGKLPGLGQLVAAFGVSRQGVDFEAIDGKSTHLFFALVAPENSAGVHLKALARISRLFKNPRFRASILEASTVEAIHALIVQEDARP from the coding sequence TTGCGAATCTCCGAGTTCCTCAGCCCACCAGCCATCGTCTCGGACCTGAAGGCCCGGGACAAGCAAGAGGTGTTGCGCGAATTGAGCGCGGCACTCGCCCGTGCCCATCCGACATTGAAGGCCGAGCGGCTGGTGGAGGTGCTTCGCGAGCGCGAGAAGCTTGGCTCCACCGGCATCGGCGAGGGCGTGGCCATTCCCCACGGCAAGCTGCCGGGGCTCGGTCAGCTCGTGGCCGCCTTCGGCGTGTCGCGTCAGGGCGTCGACTTCGAGGCCATCGACGGCAAGTCCACGCACCTCTTCTTCGCCCTGGTGGCCCCGGAGAACAGCGCGGGCGTGCACCTCAAGGCGCTCGCGCGGATCTCGCGTCTCTTCAAAAATCCACGCTTCCGCGCTTCCATCCTCGAAGCGTCCACCGTCGAGGCCATTCACGCCCTCATCGTCCAGGAAGACGCTCGGCCCTGA